A window of the Lolium perenne isolate Kyuss_39 chromosome 7, Kyuss_2.0, whole genome shotgun sequence genome harbors these coding sequences:
- the LOC127318612 gene encoding U-box domain-containing protein 39 gives MGAARARRWKLLSIHSKPPPPPPPPAPALSLPGKEEEEEDVPREFLCPILGAPMADPVILSSGRTYERACVRACAELSVSPPGAEGEPPSPGGVVIPNDALRAAIRTWRARSGRTPPAAPSPAAAREAVLRTVPTPRPPGRSSSNLSCSSRASAASTWSSSSRSSSDITAVELDTVRAKEVAKEPEGEVGEAAAKAVESGEEWEVEAAMAALRQATRESAPRRRALCVPRLLAALRRVLLSARHSNAARADAAAALANLSLEPENRVSIVRAGAVPVLIEVVGSGAGASEACEHAAGALFGLALHEGNRAAIGVLGAVPPLLSLLTTGGHAQRARRDAGMALYHLSLAAVNQSKLARSPGAAKNLLSIASDSTGPLPVRRLALMVICNVAACVEGRTALMDAGAVATFTAILSDDPHRPELEEWCVAALYDMSMGSPRFRGLARAAGADRPLILIAEQAEPGAHKDMARKALRAMLGLGDINGGGLHDFSNSERNDDDSGTMASSVPVRRRRAASWGAPPASKLQNSHHWRSVCID, from the coding sequence ATGGGTGCCGCGCGCGCACGGCGCTGGAAGCTGCTGTCCATCCACTCcaagccgccaccgccaccgccacctccaGCTCCAGCTCTGTCCCTGCCGggcaaggaggaggaagaggaggacgtgcCGCGGGAGTTCCTGTGCCCAATCCTGGGCGCGCCCATGGCCGACCCGGTGATCCTGTCGTCGGGGCGGACGTACGAGCGGGCCTGCGTCCGAGCCTGCGCCGAGCTCTCGGTCTCTCCGCCTGGCGCGGAGGGCGAGCCGCCCTCGCCGGGCGGGGTTGTCATACCCAACGACGCGCTCAGGGCGGCCATCCGGACTTGGCGCGCGCGCTCTGGCCGCACCCCTCCTGCAGCCCCTTCCCCCGCGGCGGCAAGGGAGGCCGTGCTCCGGACGGTGCCAACGCCGCGGCCACCAGGGAGGTCGTCGTCTAACCTGTCCTGCTCCTCCAGGGCGTCCGCTGCGTCGACGTGGTCGTCTTCGTCCCGTTCCTCGTCAGATATAACAGCGGTCGAGCTGGACACGGTGCGCGCGAAGGAGGTGGCGAAAGAACCGGAGGGGGAAGTGGGCGAAGCGGCAGCGAAGGCTGTGGAGTCCGGGGAGGAGTGGGAGGTGGAGGCTGCGATGGCGGCGCTGCGGCAGGCCACGCGGGAGAGCGCGCCGAGGAGGCGGGCGCTGTGCGTGCCGCGGCTGCTCGCCGCGCTCCGTCGCGTGCTGCTGTCCGCGCGCCACTCCAACgcggcgcgcgcggacgccgccgcTGCTCTGGCCAACCTCTCCCTCGAGCCGGAGAACAGGGTGTCCATCGTCCGCGCGGGCGCCGTGCCGGTGCTCATCGAGGTGGTCGGCTCGGGCGCCGGCGCCTCGGAGGCGTGCGAGCACGCAGCCGGCGCTCTCTTCGGCCTCGCCCTCCACGAGGGCAACCGCGCCGCAATCGGCGTGCTCGGCGCCGTGCCGCCTCTTCTCTCACTCCTTACCACCGGCGGCCATGCCCAGAGAGCGCGCCGCGATGCTGGGATGGCGCTATACCACCTCTCCCTCGCCGCCGTTAACCAGTCCAAGCTCGCGCGCTCACCGGGAGCCGCCAAGAACCTGCTCTCCATCGCGTCCGATTCCACCGGGCCGTTGCCCGTCCGCAGGCTGGCCCTCATGGTGATCTGCAACGTTGCCGCCTGCGTCGAGGGGCGGACAGCGCTCATGGACGCCGGCGCTGTGGCGACGTTTACCGCCATTCTTTCCGACGACCCTCACAGGCCGGAGCTCGAGGAATGGTGCGTCGCGGCGTTGTACGACATGAGCATGGGGAGCCCACGGTTCCGGGGGCTCGCCAGAGCGGCGGGCGCCGACCGGCCCCTCATCCTCATCGCCGAGCAGGCGGAGCCCGGCGCTCACAAGGACATGGCGCGGAAGGCACTGCGCGCGATGCTGGGCCTGGGCGACATCAACGGCGGAGGCCTTCATGACTTCAGTAACAGCGAGCGCAACGACGACGACAGCGGCACCATGGCGTCGTCCGTGCCGGTCCGCCGCCGGCGCGCCGCGAGCTGGGGAGCTCCTCCTGCATCCAAGCTACAGAATTCACACCACTGGCGATCAGTATGCATCGATTGA